Proteins found in one Xenopus laevis strain J_2021 chromosome 1L, Xenopus_laevis_v10.1, whole genome shotgun sequence genomic segment:
- the LOC494858 gene encoding uncharacterized protein LOC494858, translating to MVTQEPPRCCGYFNVRSVVLGVAVYYVFVSLQALVWQTVAVVKCSGGCPGPWSSPGSVAVIYSLGLVLLVLSLCLLYGVIRRRPGLLLPFLAFQIIDFLGSLLLFCGLFMRFPAELRLISTRPYLAGMEEKEKPSVVEDLVLVVFLSLLMLLLKLYLIRCVLTYYRFLLTRSPPAQPEDDGLAVIVVPGAEKNPLLLPTYEEAIKMPAKDSPPPPYSQDPPPAQPQGKETE from the coding sequence ATGGTGACCCAGGAACCGCCCCGGTGCTGCGGCTATTTCAATGTCCGCTCGGTGGTGTTGGGAGTGGCCGTGTATTATGTGTTTGTCAGCCTGCAGGCCTTGGTTTGGCAGACGGTGGCCGTGGTTAAATGCAGCGGGGGGTGCCCGGGGCCGTGGAGTTCGCCAGGGTCTGTGGCGGTGATTTactcccttgggctggtactgctTGTCCTCAGTCTGTGCCTACTCTATGGAGTTATACGCAGACGCCCCGGCCTCCTACTCCCGTTCCTGGCCTTTCAGATTATCGACTTCCTGGGGTCGCTGCTACTATTCTGTGGCCTGTTCATGCGCTTCCCTGCCGAGCTGAGGCTGATCAGCACCAGGCCTTACCTGGCTGGCATGGAGGAGAAGGAAAAGCCATCGGTAGTGGAGGATCTGGTTCTTGTAGTGTTCCTCTCCTTACTGATGCTCCTGCTCAAGTTATACCTGATCCGCTGCGTGCTCACCTATTACCGCTTCCTCCTCACACGCTCACCCCCGGCACAACCCGAAGACGATGGTTTGGCAGTGATCGTGGTACCTGGCGCTGAGAAGAACCCTCTGCTTCTGCCCACCTATGAGGAGGCGATAAAAATGCCAGCCAAGGATAGCCCCCCACCTCCCTACAGTCAGGACCCTCCCCCAGCACAGCCACAAGGCAAGGAGACCGAATAA